The Providencia sp. PROV188 genome includes a region encoding these proteins:
- a CDS encoding co-chaperone GroES: MKIRPLHDRVIVKRKEIESKSAGGIVLTGSAAGKSTRGEVIAVGQGRILENGDVKALDVKVGDIVIFNDGYGVKAEKIDNEEVLIMSESDILAIVE, translated from the coding sequence ATGAAAATTCGTCCATTGCATGACCGTGTTATCGTTAAACGTAAAGAAATCGAATCTAAATCTGCTGGTGGTATCGTGTTAACTGGCAGTGCTGCGGGCAAATCAACTCGTGGTGAAGTTATCGCTGTGGGCCAAGGCCGCATCCTCGAAAATGGCGACGTTAAAGCGCTGGATGTGAAAGTTGGCGATATCGTAATTTTTAACGACGGTTATGGCGTAAAAGCTGAAAAAATCGACAACGAAGAAGTGTTAATCATGTCCGAAAGCGACATCTTAGCAATCGTTGAATAA
- the cstA gene encoding pyruvate/proton symporter CstA, with the protein MGKQLIWIVLALLGAFSLGYIALNRGEQINALWIVVAAVCIYLIAYRYYGLFIAKKVLQVDSTRMTPAIRHNDGLDYVPTDKKVLFGHHFAAIAGAGPLVGPVLAAQMGYLPGMLWLLAGVVLAGAVQDFMVLFVSTRRDGRSLGELVKEEMGNTAGVIALIACFMIMVIILAVLAMIVVKALTHSPWGTYTVAFTIPLAIFMGIYTRYIRPGRIGEVSVIGLIFLVFAIISGGWVAESETWAPYFDYTGVQLTWMLVGYGFVAAVLPVWLLLAPRDYLSTFLKIGTIIGLAIGILILNPNLQMPSLTKYIDGTGPVWAGDLFPFLFITIACGAVSGFHALISSGTTPKMLANENQACFIGYGGMLMESFVAIMALVAACVIDPGVYFAMNSPMAMLAPAGTTDVVASAAQVVSGWGFQITPEQLTQIANEVGETSIISRAGGAPTLAVGMAYILHGALGGLMNVAFWYHFAILFEALFILTAVDAGTRAARFMLQDLLGVVSPSLKRTDSLPANLIATALCVLAWGYFLHQGVVDPLGGINTLWPLFGIANQMLAGMALMLCAVVLFKMKRQAYAWVALLPTAWLLVCTMTAGWEKTFSEDARVGFLAVANKFQAMLDSGNLPPQYTESQLTQLVFNNRLDAGLTIFFMIVVVVLALFSIRTALKALKSKEPTANEVPYEPMPANYEEIVANTRHH; encoded by the coding sequence ATGGGTAAACAATTGATTTGGATTGTTCTCGCTCTGCTCGGCGCGTTTTCGCTCGGTTATATTGCATTAAATCGAGGTGAACAGATCAACGCCCTGTGGATCGTGGTCGCCGCGGTCTGTATTTATTTGATCGCATATCGTTACTATGGACTGTTTATTGCTAAAAAAGTCCTGCAAGTGGACTCCACACGTATGACGCCAGCCATTCGTCATAACGATGGTCTGGATTATGTACCAACCGACAAAAAAGTGTTATTTGGTCACCACTTCGCCGCCATTGCTGGCGCAGGCCCATTAGTCGGTCCTGTACTTGCGGCACAAATGGGGTATTTACCGGGTATGCTGTGGTTGCTCGCAGGGGTGGTATTGGCAGGGGCTGTACAAGATTTTATGGTACTGTTCGTTTCCACTCGCCGCGATGGTCGCTCTTTGGGTGAACTCGTTAAAGAGGAAATGGGTAATACTGCGGGCGTTATTGCGTTGATTGCTTGCTTTATGATCATGGTGATCATCCTTGCTGTGCTCGCGATGATTGTCGTGAAAGCGTTAACACACAGCCCATGGGGAACTTATACCGTTGCCTTCACCATCCCACTGGCTATTTTCATGGGGATTTATACCCGTTATATTCGCCCAGGTCGTATTGGTGAAGTTTCAGTTATTGGTCTTATTTTCTTAGTTTTTGCGATTATTTCAGGCGGCTGGGTCGCAGAGAGTGAAACATGGGCGCCTTACTTTGACTACACTGGCGTGCAGTTAACGTGGATGCTGGTCGGCTATGGCTTTGTGGCTGCGGTTTTACCTGTTTGGCTGTTATTAGCCCCTCGTGATTATCTCTCTACTTTCTTGAAAATCGGGACAATTATTGGTCTGGCGATTGGTATTTTGATTTTAAATCCCAATCTACAAATGCCGTCATTAACTAAATATATTGATGGAACTGGTCCTGTGTGGGCTGGGGATTTATTCCCATTCTTATTTATTACTATCGCTTGCGGTGCCGTTTCTGGCTTCCACGCCTTAATCTCTTCCGGTACCACGCCGAAAATGCTCGCCAATGAAAACCAAGCTTGTTTTATCGGTTATGGCGGGATGTTGATGGAGTCATTCGTGGCTATCATGGCGTTAGTCGCAGCTTGTGTGATTGACCCAGGCGTTTATTTCGCGATGAACAGCCCAATGGCGATGTTAGCGCCAGCAGGAACGACGGATGTTGTGGCTTCCGCGGCGCAAGTTGTCAGCGGTTGGGGCTTCCAAATTACCCCTGAACAATTAACGCAAATTGCCAACGAAGTCGGTGAAACCAGCATTATTTCCCGTGCAGGGGGCGCTCCAACACTGGCAGTCGGTATGGCGTATATTCTTCATGGCGCATTAGGCGGGTTGATGAATGTGGCATTCTGGTACCACTTCGCTATTCTGTTTGAAGCACTGTTTATCCTGACGGCAGTGGATGCCGGAACCCGAGCGGCGCGCTTTATGCTGCAAGATTTACTGGGTGTGGTTTCACCATCATTGAAAAGAACGGATTCCCTACCCGCTAACCTGATAGCCACTGCATTGTGTGTGCTGGCTTGGGGTTATTTCTTGCATCAAGGCGTCGTTGACCCACTCGGTGGTATTAACACCTTATGGCCGCTGTTCGGTATCGCTAACCAGATGCTGGCAGGTATGGCGCTGATGTTATGTGCGGTCGTTCTGTTCAAAATGAAGCGACAAGCCTACGCATGGGTCGCGCTATTACCAACAGCGTGGTTATTGGTTTGTACAATGACCGCAGGCTGGGAAAAAACCTTCAGTGAAGATGCCCGCGTTGGTTTCTTAGCAGTCGCGAATAAGTTCCAAGCGATGTTAGATAGCGGCAACTTGCCGCCGCAATATACAGAATCTCAGTTAACTCAGTTGGTTTTCAATAACCGTTTAGATGCTGGTTTAACGATTTTCTTTATGATTGTGGTTGTAGTTCTCGCCCTGTTCTCTATCCGTACCGCGTTAAAAGCATTGAAATCTAAGGAACCGACCGCCAACGAAGTTCCTTATGAGCCAATGCCAGCCAACTACGAAGAGATTGTGGCAAACACCCGCCATCATTAA
- a CDS encoding FxsA family protein, translating into MRWLPLILICILVYIESVIFVRVAAEIGVLMTLILVVLTSCLGVSLVKNQGMKNVMQIQQKLMSGESPAAEMIKSVALVLAGFLLIVPGFFTDFIGLLLLLPPVQKLFVMRLIPHIKFYQPGNGFQGGGYQNGNTFEGEYQRKQDDPSYTIDRERTIDGESHRVPDDKSSDSNQDNPPKP; encoded by the coding sequence GTGCGCTGGTTACCACTAATTCTGATATGTATTTTGGTGTATATAGAGTCGGTCATTTTTGTCCGAGTTGCGGCTGAAATTGGTGTATTGATGACATTAATTTTAGTGGTGCTCACATCCTGTTTGGGGGTTTCACTTGTGAAGAACCAAGGGATGAAAAATGTCATGCAAATACAACAAAAATTAATGAGTGGTGAAAGTCCTGCCGCTGAAATGATTAAAAGTGTGGCGTTAGTGTTAGCAGGATTTTTACTTATTGTTCCTGGATTCTTTACGGACTTTATTGGACTACTTTTATTACTACCACCAGTACAAAAATTATTTGTGATGCGTTTAATCCCGCACATCAAGTTTTACCAACCTGGAAATGGTTTTCAGGGTGGTGGCTATCAAAATGGCAATACTTTTGAAGGCGAGTACCAACGCAAGCAAGATGACCCTTCTTATACTATTGATCGCGAAAGAACTATTGATGGTGAAAGCCATCGTGTTCCTGACGATAAATCTTCAGATTCCAACCAAGATAACCCGCCTAAACCTTAA
- a CDS encoding DUF4156 domain-containing protein gives MRIKVLLGAAALLTLAGCTSTNDLTAAGSQVRFVENQPGSECQLLGQVTGTQSNWLSGVNNESSSMRGAANDLRNKAAAMGGNVIFGASSPSETVLSSFVPVDSKMVGQVYKCQ, from the coding sequence ATGCGAATTAAAGTCTTGCTTGGTGCTGCTGCATTACTAACTTTAGCAGGTTGTACATCAACCAATGATCTGACTGCGGCAGGCTCACAAGTTCGTTTTGTTGAAAATCAACCGGGAAGCGAATGTCAACTTCTTGGTCAAGTCACTGGAACTCAAAGCAACTGGTTGAGCGGCGTTAATAACGAATCTAGCTCCATGCGCGGCGCAGCAAATGATTTACGTAACAAAGCTGCAGCAATGGGTGGTAACGTGATTTTTGGTGCTTCAAGCCCAAGCGAAACTGTCCTATCTAGCTTTGTTCCTGTTGATAGCAAAATGGTTGGCCAAGTTTATAAGTGCCAATAA
- the sugE gene encoding quaternary ammonium compound efflux SMR transporter SugE, giving the protein MAWIILLFAGLLEVVWAVGLKYTHGFTRLTPSIITITAIIASMGLLAYAMRDLPAGTAYAIWTGIGAVGTAIFGIIFLGESANMFRLLSLGLIVMGLIGLKLSS; this is encoded by the coding sequence ATGGCTTGGATCATCTTATTATTCGCAGGTTTATTAGAAGTTGTTTGGGCAGTGGGTTTAAAGTATACCCATGGTTTTACGCGCCTAACCCCTAGCATTATCACTATCACCGCCATTATCGCCAGTATGGGCTTACTCGCTTATGCGATGCGTGACTTGCCTGCCGGAACCGCTTATGCGATTTGGACAGGCATTGGCGCAGTCGGTACCGCAATTTTCGGGATTATTTTCCTTGGAGAATCTGCCAATATGTTCCGCTTATTGAGCCTTGGCTTGATTGTGATGGGGCTAATTGGGTTAAAACTTTCCAGTTAA
- a CDS encoding YbdD/YjiX family protein encodes MFGNLGKAARYLGQAAKMMVGVPDYDNYVAHMQRTHPDQTPMTYEEFFKERQDARYGGKGKGGFKCC; translated from the coding sequence ATGTTTGGAAACTTAGGGAAAGCGGCCCGTTACTTAGGCCAAGCCGCCAAAATGATGGTCGGCGTCCCCGACTACGACAACTACGTCGCTCACATGCAGCGTACCCATCCAGACCAAACGCCGATGACTTATGAAGAGTTTTTCAAAGAACGGCAGGATGCTCGCTACGGTGGTAAGGGTAAAGGCGGGTTTAAATGTTGTTAA
- the epmB gene encoding EF-P beta-lysylation protein EpmB has translation MVDIITQNTSSREVWIQQLAEAVTNPDELLQLLNLEDHQPSREGHEARKLFPLRVPRPFISRMKKGDPLDPLLLQVLTAKAEFDIHPGFSTDPLEEQDNAIPSLLHKYRNRALMLVKGGCAVNCRYCFRRHFPYEDNKGNKNNWLMAVDYIKNHRELNEIIFSGGDPLMAKDHELDWLISQLEEIPHITRLRIHSRLPVVIPERITDTFCQRLSQSRLQVIMVTHVNHANEIDDEFTKAMQKLKRAGVTLLNQSVLLRQVNDNVTALANLSNALFDAGILPYYLHVLDKVQGAAHFLVSDIEARQLIRELLSQVSGYLVPKLAREIGGEPSKTLLDLNLRQS, from the coding sequence ATGGTCGATATTATAACTCAAAATACCTCATCCAGAGAAGTCTGGATACAACAACTTGCCGAAGCAGTCACTAATCCGGATGAATTGCTGCAATTACTAAACTTAGAAGACCATCAGCCATCGCGAGAAGGTCATGAAGCACGTAAGTTATTTCCTTTACGTGTTCCGCGTCCTTTTATTTCGCGAATGAAAAAAGGTGATCCACTAGACCCTCTGTTATTGCAGGTATTAACCGCAAAAGCAGAGTTCGATATACATCCAGGTTTTTCTACTGATCCACTAGAAGAGCAGGATAACGCGATCCCGAGTTTACTCCACAAGTACCGTAACCGCGCATTAATGCTGGTTAAAGGGGGTTGTGCAGTGAACTGTCGATACTGCTTTCGCCGGCATTTTCCTTATGAAGATAACAAAGGAAATAAAAATAACTGGTTGATGGCTGTGGATTATATAAAAAACCACCGTGAACTCAATGAAATCATCTTCTCTGGCGGTGATCCTTTAATGGCAAAAGACCACGAACTTGACTGGTTAATTAGCCAACTTGAGGAAATTCCACATATTACTCGCTTGCGAATTCATTCTCGCTTGCCAGTGGTAATTCCAGAAAGAATTACAGATACCTTTTGCCAGCGTTTATCTCAGTCACGTTTGCAGGTCATTATGGTGACTCACGTTAACCATGCTAACGAGATTGATGATGAATTTACGAAAGCGATGCAGAAATTAAAACGTGCAGGCGTCACACTGCTCAACCAAAGCGTATTGCTCCGCCAAGTTAATGACAATGTCACTGCTTTGGCAAACCTGAGCAATGCCCTATTTGATGCAGGAATTTTACCGTATTACTTGCATGTGCTCGATAAGGTCCAAGGTGCTGCCCACTTCTTAGTGAGTGATATTGAAGCTCGACAATTAATTCGTGAATTGTTAAGTCAGGTCTCGGGGTATTTAGTACCGAAGTTAGCGAGAGAAATTGGCGGGGAGCCAAGCAAAACCTTACTCGATTTAAACTTGCGCCAAAGCTAG
- the groL gene encoding chaperonin GroEL (60 kDa chaperone family; promotes refolding of misfolded polypeptides especially under stressful conditions; forms two stacked rings of heptamers to form a barrel-shaped 14mer; ends can be capped by GroES; misfolded proteins enter the barrel where they are refolded when GroES binds) produces the protein MAAKDVRFGNDARTKMLRGVNVLADAVKVTLGPKGRNVVLDKSFGSPVITKDGVSVAREIELEDKFENMGAQMVKEVASKANDAAGDGTTTATVLAQAIITEGLKAVAAGMNPMDLKRGIDKAVVAAVEELKTLSVPCSDTKSIAQVGTISANSDETVGKLIAEAMEKVGKEGVITVEEGTGLEDELDVVEGMQFDRGYLSPYFINKPETGVVELENPFILLVDKKVSNIRELLPVLEGVAKANKPLLIIAEDVEGEALATLVVNTMRGIVKVAAVKAPGFGDRRKAMLQDIAILTNGTVISEEIGMELEKATLEDLGQAKRIVINKDTTIIIDGIGDETAIAGRVTQIRQQIEESSSDYDREKLQERVAKLAGGVAVIKVGAATEVEMKEKRARVDDALHATRAAVEEGVVAGGGTALVRVAAKLEALKGDNEEQNVGIRVALRAMEAPMRQIVTNAGEEASVVVNNVKAATGNDGYNAATDTYGDMIEMGILDPTKVTRSALQFAASIAGLMITTEAMITDMPASDAPDLGAAGMGGMGGMGGMM, from the coding sequence ATGGCAGCTAAAGACGTTAGATTTGGTAATGACGCTCGTACAAAAATGCTTCGTGGTGTCAATGTTCTTGCTGATGCAGTTAAAGTAACTTTAGGTCCTAAAGGCCGTAACGTTGTTTTAGACAAATCTTTTGGATCACCAGTTATCACTAAAGATGGTGTTTCTGTTGCTCGTGAAATCGAATTAGAAGATAAATTCGAAAACATGGGTGCACAAATGGTGAAAGAAGTTGCTTCTAAAGCTAACGATGCAGCGGGTGACGGTACAACAACCGCTACCGTTTTAGCTCAAGCAATTATCACCGAAGGTCTGAAAGCAGTTGCTGCGGGTATGAACCCAATGGATCTGAAACGTGGTATCGATAAAGCAGTCGTTGCTGCTGTTGAAGAACTGAAAACTCTGTCAGTTCCATGTTCAGATACTAAATCAATCGCACAGGTTGGTACTATTTCTGCAAACTCCGACGAAACTGTTGGTAAATTAATTGCAGAAGCAATGGAGAAAGTCGGTAAAGAAGGCGTTATCACCGTTGAAGAAGGTACTGGTCTGGAAGACGAATTAGACGTGGTTGAAGGTATGCAGTTTGACCGCGGTTATTTATCTCCTTACTTCATCAACAAACCAGAAACTGGCGTTGTTGAACTGGAAAACCCATTCATCCTGTTAGTCGACAAAAAAGTGTCTAACATTCGTGAATTACTGCCAGTATTAGAAGGCGTTGCTAAAGCGAACAAACCACTGCTGATCATCGCTGAAGATGTTGAAGGTGAAGCACTGGCTACATTAGTCGTGAACACCATGCGTGGTATCGTGAAAGTCGCTGCGGTTAAAGCGCCTGGTTTCGGTGACCGCCGTAAAGCAATGCTGCAAGATATCGCTATCCTGACTAACGGTACTGTTATCTCTGAAGAGATCGGTATGGAGCTGGAAAAAGCAACGTTAGAAGATTTAGGTCAAGCTAAACGTATCGTTATCAACAAAGACACCACTATCATCATCGATGGTATCGGTGACGAAACTGCAATCGCAGGTCGTGTGACTCAAATCCGTCAACAAATCGAAGAGTCTTCTTCTGATTACGACCGTGAAAAACTGCAAGAACGCGTAGCGAAATTAGCTGGCGGTGTTGCGGTAATTAAAGTGGGTGCAGCAACTGAAGTTGAAATGAAAGAAAAACGCGCTCGCGTTGACGATGCTCTGCACGCAACTCGCGCAGCGGTTGAAGAAGGTGTTGTTGCTGGTGGTGGTACTGCGTTAGTTCGCGTCGCGGCTAAACTGGAAGCACTGAAAGGCGATAACGAAGAACAAAACGTAGGTATCCGTGTTGCTCTGCGTGCGATGGAAGCGCCAATGCGTCAAATCGTCACTAACGCAGGTGAAGAAGCTTCTGTTGTTGTTAACAATGTTAAAGCAGCAACTGGCAACGACGGTTACAACGCAGCAACAGATACTTATGGCGACATGATCGAAATGGGTATTCTGGATCCAACTAAAGTTACTCGTTCTGCTCTGCAATTCGCAGCATCAATCGCAGGTCTGATGATTACGACTGAAGCGATGATCACTGATATGCCAGCATCTGACGCTCCTGATTTAGGCGCAGCGGGTATGGGTGGCATGGGCGGAATGGGCGGCATGATGTAA
- the efp gene encoding elongation factor P: protein MATYSTNEFRSGLKIMLDGEPCAILESEFVKPGKGQAFARVRLRKLISNKLLEKTFKSTDSVEGADVMDMNLTYLYNDGEFWHFMNNETFEQLAADAKAIGDNEKWLIDQADCILTLWNGRPIAVTPPNFVELEVVETDPGLKGDTAGTGGKPATLSTGAVVKVPLFVQIGEVIKVDTRSGEYVSRVK, encoded by the coding sequence ATGGCTACTTATAGTACCAATGAATTCCGCTCAGGTCTTAAAATCATGTTAGATGGTGAGCCGTGTGCAATTCTTGAAAGTGAATTCGTTAAACCGGGTAAAGGTCAAGCGTTCGCACGCGTTCGTCTGCGTAAACTGATTTCTAACAAACTGTTGGAAAAAACTTTTAAATCTACTGATTCTGTTGAAGGCGCAGATGTCATGGATATGAACTTAACTTACCTGTACAACGACGGTGAGTTCTGGCACTTCATGAACAACGAAACTTTCGAACAGCTGGCAGCAGATGCGAAAGCTATCGGTGACAACGAAAAATGGCTGATCGACCAAGCTGATTGTATCTTAACGCTGTGGAACGGTCGTCCAATCGCGGTAACTCCGCCGAACTTCGTTGAATTAGAAGTTGTCGAAACAGATCCAGGTCTGAAAGGTGACACAGCAGGTACTGGTGGTAAGCCAGCAACGTTAAGCACTGGTGCAGTGGTTAAAGTTCCTCTGTTTGTTCAGATCGGCGAAGTGATCAAAGTTGACACTCGTTCAGGCGAATACGTTTCACGCGTGAAATAA
- the aspA gene encoding aspartate ammonia-lyase codes for MSNNTRIEEDLLGKKEVPADAYYGVHTLRAIENFYISDRTINDVPEFIRGMVMVKKAAALANKELHTIPRNIADTIIKACDVVLNEGKCMDQFPVDVFQGGAGTSLNMNTNEVLANIGLELMGHKKGEYEFLNPNDHLNKSQSTNDAYPTGFRIAVYNSVLKLIDSVTYLKKGFESKAEEYKDILKMGRTQLQDAVPMTVGQEFHAFATLLKEEEKNLKRSIDLLLEVNLGATAIGTGLNTAPGYQELAVKKLAEVTGLACVPSEDLIEATSDCGAYITVHASLKRLAVKLSKICNDLRLLSSGPRAGLKEINLPELQAGSSIMPAKVNPVIPEVVNQACFKVMGNDICVTMAAEAGQLQLNVMEPAIGQAMFESISLMSNACRNLVEKCVNGITVNKEICEAFVFNSIGIVTYLNPFIGHHNGDIVGKICAETGKSVREVVLERGLLTEAQLDDIFSVENLKHPAYKAKRFDD; via the coding sequence ATGTCAAACAATACTCGTATCGAAGAAGACCTGTTAGGTAAAAAAGAAGTTCCAGCCGATGCCTATTATGGTGTTCATACTCTGCGTGCGATTGAAAACTTTTATATCAGCGACCGCACCATTAACGATGTCCCAGAATTTATTCGCGGCATGGTAATGGTAAAAAAAGCAGCCGCACTAGCTAACAAAGAACTGCACACTATTCCTCGTAATATCGCAGATACCATCATCAAAGCATGTGACGTTGTTTTGAATGAAGGCAAATGCATGGATCAGTTCCCAGTTGACGTATTCCAAGGTGGTGCGGGCACATCACTGAACATGAATACCAACGAAGTTCTGGCAAACATCGGTCTTGAACTGATGGGTCATAAAAAAGGTGAGTATGAATTCTTAAACCCAAATGACCATCTGAACAAAAGCCAATCTACCAACGATGCATACCCTACCGGTTTCCGTATCGCGGTTTATAACTCTGTTCTGAAATTAATCGATTCTGTTACTTACCTGAAAAAAGGTTTTGAAAGTAAAGCAGAAGAGTACAAAGACATCCTGAAAATGGGTCGTACTCAATTACAAGACGCAGTACCAATGACTGTTGGTCAGGAATTCCATGCTTTCGCAACTCTTCTTAAAGAAGAAGAAAAAAATCTGAAACGTAGCATCGATTTACTGCTCGAAGTTAACTTAGGTGCAACTGCTATCGGTACTGGCCTGAACACAGCCCCTGGTTACCAAGAACTGGCTGTTAAAAAATTAGCAGAAGTAACAGGTTTAGCATGCGTACCATCAGAAGACCTAATCGAAGCAACTTCTGACTGTGGTGCTTACATCACTGTTCACGCTAGCCTGAAACGTTTAGCAGTTAAACTGTCTAAAATCTGTAACGACTTACGTTTACTTTCCTCTGGTCCTCGCGCAGGATTGAAAGAAATTAATCTGCCAGAATTACAAGCAGGTTCTTCTATCATGCCAGCAAAAGTTAACCCAGTAATTCCTGAAGTTGTTAACCAAGCATGCTTCAAAGTTATGGGTAACGACATCTGTGTAACGATGGCTGCTGAAGCAGGTCAATTACAATTAAACGTAATGGAACCAGCAATCGGTCAAGCGATGTTCGAATCCATTTCTCTGATGAGCAATGCATGCCGCAACTTAGTAGAAAAATGCGTTAACGGCATCACTGTTAACAAAGAAATCTGCGAAGCGTTTGTATTCAACTCTATCGGTATCGTAACTTACCTGAACCCATTCATCGGTCACCACAACGGTGATATCGTGGGTAAAATCTGTGCAGAAACAGGTAAGAGCGTACGTGAAGTTGTCCTAGAACGCGGACTGCTGACCGAAGCGCAACTGGATGATATCTTCTCTGTTGAGAACCTAAAACATCCAGCATATAAAGCAAAAAGATTTGACGACTAA
- a CDS encoding EamA family transporter: protein MRIKDILLALCVVIIWGVNFVIIKLGVTALPPLLLGALRFVFVAFPAIFLFKRPKIPLKLLLIYGLTISFGQFAFLFCALRVGMPAGIASVILQSQAFFTILLGAVILKESLQPTHFIGMFIAIAGLGILANGATSGGIDDIPLLGLIFILVAGLSWAFGNITNRIIMQHQGEEKCSALSLVSWSALIPIIPFLLSSWIFEGEDAIVQGLAGFDWSVLGVILYLAYLSTFVGYGLWGVLLGRYEAWRVAPFSLLVPVFGLSSSALFLGEHINGIQIAGLILIMLGLITTLFGKKIIQVIRK, encoded by the coding sequence ATGCGTATCAAAGATATATTACTTGCCCTGTGTGTCGTGATTATTTGGGGCGTCAATTTTGTGATCATCAAACTTGGCGTAACCGCCTTACCCCCACTACTCCTCGGTGCCTTACGTTTTGTGTTTGTGGCCTTCCCTGCCATTTTCCTATTCAAGCGTCCCAAAATTCCGCTGAAGCTCTTACTGATTTATGGGCTAACCATTAGCTTTGGACAGTTTGCGTTTCTATTTTGCGCCTTGCGTGTGGGCATGCCAGCAGGCATTGCCTCGGTGATTTTACAGTCACAAGCTTTCTTCACTATCTTGCTCGGTGCCGTGATCCTTAAAGAATCCCTACAGCCAACCCACTTTATCGGTATGTTTATCGCCATAGCGGGTCTCGGGATTTTAGCCAATGGCGCAACCTCTGGCGGAATCGATGATATCCCACTGTTGGGCTTGATCTTTATTTTGGTCGCGGGGCTTTCTTGGGCATTCGGTAATATCACCAACCGCATCATTATGCAGCATCAAGGCGAAGAAAAATGCAGCGCCCTTTCCTTGGTCAGTTGGAGCGCCCTAATTCCAATTATACCTTTCTTATTAAGCTCTTGGATTTTCGAAGGCGAAGATGCCATTGTACAAGGCTTAGCGGGGTTTGATTGGTCTGTACTCGGTGTGATTTTGTATCTTGCCTACCTTTCCACTTTTGTAGGTTATGGGTTGTGGGGCGTGCTGCTCGGACGCTATGAGGCATGGCGCGTCGCACCATTCTCTTTATTGGTACCCGTCTTTGGATTAAGTAGCAGTGCTTTATTCCTTGGTGAGCACATAAACGGCATACAAATTGCTGGATTAATTTTGATTATGTTAGGGCTAATCACGACATTGTTTGGTAAAAAAATTATTCAGGTGATTCGAAAGTAA